In the Paenibacillus sp. FSL R7-0337 genome, ATAAGTAGTAGCCAATTAAAACATCCCCTTTCGGATAAGGAACTTGTAAGAAAATTGATTGCTTATTTCTAAGCAAATTCAGGTTAACATATTTTGGCGTGCGAATCCATGTAGAGTTTAATTATAATTAATTTAGTGCGGTTCTATCCGCATTTATACTGCAATGTTTGGGGGATTCTCCCTGAACCAAGCGGGATTTGTCATAAAAATGTTCAATTTACGAACATTTGTGCAAACCTGACGGGAAATGTTCGTATTTGCCATTGACAAGGCATGTCATCTCCCCCTAAAATGATAAAGCGCTACAGCAAATATATTCGTATAATTCCGGGGATCGGCCCGGAAGTCTCTACGAGGTCACCGTAATGACCTGGCTACGATTAAGAAGAGCAGCTTGTTCTGGGATGACCGGCGATTGTCCGGGATTCCGGGCAGCGATCTCTTTTTTCGGGCCGGTGTCTTCCCAGATGCCGGCTTCCTGTGTTGCTGTATTGGCACAACATACAACCTTAGGGGGAGAACCATTTGAACCGCTTTTTCAAACTGAAAGAGAACGGCACCACAGTACGTACAGAGATCATGGCCGGTATAACCACGTTTATGGCAATGGCTTATATTCTGTCGGTTAATCCAAACACCCTGACTGCCTTCGGCCGCATTGATATGGGCTGGTATTCTGTCTTCCTAGCTACAGCGCTGGCAGCAGGTATCTTCACCATTGCTATGGGATTATTCATTAACTTCCCGGTCGCTCTGGCACCTGGTATGGGCCTTAACGCATATTTCGCTTCCGTAGTCTTATCCTCTGCCACCACTGAACATGAGTTCACCTGGCAAATGGGTCTTACCGCTGTATTTATTTCCGGGATTATCTTCATCATCCTGACCATTACCCGGGTCCGGCAAATTCTGCTCACTGCCATTCCTGACAGCCTGAAGCATGCGATCACTGTCGGTATCGGGATGTTCATCACCATTATCGGCCTGAAGAACAGCGGACTGATGACCATTGGTGTGGAAGCCGGTAAAGACATCGCTGCTAACAAATTTACAGATGTACTGTCTTTTGAAACGGTAATTCATATGGGCAGTCTGGAAGATACGAATGTTCAACTCGTCATTATCGGCCTGCTTCTGATCTCCATCTTAATGGTACTGCGCGTTCGCGGCGCCATCCTGTTCGGAATTCTCGGTACTACCGTCGCTGCTATCCTGATGGGTGCTGTAGATTTCAGTACAATTAATGAATCGCAAGCACATTGGATTCCTGACTTCACACAGCTTAACTTCTGGGAATTCGACTGGGAAGGCATTATGCACACCGGTATCGTATCGGCGATTGCCACCTTTACCTTCGTGGAACTGTTCGATACCTTCGGTACGCTGGTAGGTACTGCTGAACGTGCCGGAATCATGAAGAACCCTGAAGAGGGCAAAAAGCGTGTCGGCAATGCTATGTTCGTAGATGCAGTAGCTGTTGCGGGCGGTGCGATGCTGGGGACTTCCACCACTACCGCTTATGTCGAGAGTGCAGCCGGTGTAGCTGAAGGCGGACGTACGGGTCTGACTGCAGTAACTACAGGGATCTGCTTCCTGCTTGCCTTGTTCCTGGCTCCGGTAGTCGCTCTGATCCCTGGTCCGGCCACAGCGGCAGCGCTGATTATTGTCGGTGTACTCATGGCTCAATCGATCCGTGAGATTGACTTCCAGGACATGGTGCTGGCAATTCCGGCCTTCCTGACCTTTGTAATCATGCCGTTTACGTATAACATTGCTAACGGGATCTCATTCGGGATTGTTACTTATGTTATTCTGGCTTGTGTAGCGAATATCGCCGGCAAGAAGAAATACGATATCCACTGGATGATGTGGGTTCTGGCGATTCTGATTATTCTGCGTTATGTTCTGATCGGCAGCCAAGGCTAATAAGCTCCACGGATTCTGACTTCCATTCTGCGGTCTCTTCATTATATGAAGAGGCCGTTTTCTTTTTGCTCTTGAAAGGGGGAAGCCGCCGGAGAGAAGCTGGGTTTTACCCTTTTCATCAACCAATATTTAGATTATATTGTTGAAGAGGTGATAAATGGTGTCCGGTGTATTCAATCGAGTGTACAAGTC is a window encoding:
- a CDS encoding NCS2 family permease; amino-acid sequence: MNRFFKLKENGTTVRTEIMAGITTFMAMAYILSVNPNTLTAFGRIDMGWYSVFLATALAAGIFTIAMGLFINFPVALAPGMGLNAYFASVVLSSATTEHEFTWQMGLTAVFISGIIFIILTITRVRQILLTAIPDSLKHAITVGIGMFITIIGLKNSGLMTIGVEAGKDIAANKFTDVLSFETVIHMGSLEDTNVQLVIIGLLLISILMVLRVRGAILFGILGTTVAAILMGAVDFSTINESQAHWIPDFTQLNFWEFDWEGIMHTGIVSAIATFTFVELFDTFGTLVGTAERAGIMKNPEEGKKRVGNAMFVDAVAVAGGAMLGTSTTTAYVESAAGVAEGGRTGLTAVTTGICFLLALFLAPVVALIPGPATAAALIIVGVLMAQSIREIDFQDMVLAIPAFLTFVIMPFTYNIANGISFGIVTYVILACVANIAGKKKYDIHWMMWVLAILIILRYVLIGSQG